The following coding sequences lie in one Selenomonadales bacterium genomic window:
- a CDS encoding helix-turn-helix transcriptional regulator — TQVQLAEKIGISSNYLSRIERGKREKYSLRVLVMAADALDVPLGALCD; from the coding sequence ACGCAGGTGCAGTTGGCAGAGAAGATCGGTATCTCGTCCAACTATCTGAGCCGGATCGAGCGCGGTAAGCGAGAAAAGTATTCTTTGCGCGTTCTTGTAATGGCGGCGGATGCGTTGGATGTTCCGCTCGGTGCGCTTTGCGATTGA
- the mqnE gene encoding aminofutalosine synthase MqnE, whose product MSTVLDQIEYKVRNGIRLTREDGIALFKSNDLARIGALADEVRKKMTGDDVYFNVNRHVNLTNICTSLCKFCAFGCEKDSKKSYAMTKEDAIALAERSVKDPALREFHIVSAMHPDWPYEYYVDILRTFRDKFPQIHRKAFTGVEIQHFVKISGKSVREVLADLKEAGLQSMPGGGAEILCDRIRNLLCPNKATADEWLEVHRQAHKMGIKTNTSMLYGHIETVEERVDHMLRLRELQDETGGFRNFIPFPFQPNNTALEDTITRTTVWDDLRTIAISRLMLDNFKYIKAYWVMLTLPVAQLALGFGANDLDGTVSEERIMHAADVKSSKSLSSDNLVEAIRQAGRVPVERDSEYNVVQRY is encoded by the coding sequence TTGAGTACGGTTCTGGATCAGATTGAATATAAGGTACGAAACGGTATTCGATTGACGCGCGAGGACGGTATCGCGTTGTTTAAGTCGAATGATCTGGCACGGATCGGCGCGCTTGCCGATGAGGTGCGTAAGAAGATGACGGGCGATGATGTGTATTTTAATGTGAATCGCCATGTGAATTTGACGAATATTTGTACGTCGCTTTGCAAGTTTTGCGCGTTCGGTTGCGAGAAGGACAGCAAGAAGTCGTATGCGATGACGAAGGAAGATGCGATCGCGCTTGCCGAGCGTTCGGTGAAAGACCCTGCGCTTCGTGAGTTTCATATCGTAAGTGCGATGCATCCCGATTGGCCGTACGAATATTATGTGGATATCCTTCGTACGTTCCGCGATAAGTTCCCGCAGATCCATCGTAAGGCGTTCACGGGTGTTGAGATACAGCATTTCGTGAAGATCTCCGGTAAGTCGGTGCGCGAGGTGCTTGCAGACTTGAAAGAGGCAGGTCTGCAGTCGATGCCGGGCGGCGGTGCGGAGATCCTTTGCGATCGTATCCGTAATCTGCTCTGCCCGAATAAGGCGACGGCTGACGAGTGGCTCGAGGTGCATCGTCAGGCGCATAAGATGGGTATCAAGACGAATACGAGTATGCTCTACGGTCATATCGAAACGGTCGAAGAACGTGTAGACCATATGCTCCGCTTGCGTGAGCTTCAGGACGAAACGGGCGGGTTCCGCAACTTTATTCCGTTCCCGTTCCAGCCGAATAATACGGCGCTTGAGGATACGATCACGCGCACGACGGTGTGGGATGATCTTCGCACGATCGCGATTTCGCGACTCATGCTTGATAACTTCAAGTATATCAAGGCATACTGGGTCATGCTGACGCTTCCTGTGGCACAGCTTGCGCTCGGTTTCGGTGCGAACGATCTCGACGGTACGGTCAGCGAGGAGCGTATCATGCACGCGGCTGATGTGAAGTCGAGTAAATCTCTCAGTTCCGATAATCTCGTTGAAGCGATCCGTCAGGCAGGTCGTGTGCCTGTTGAGCGTGATTCGGAATATAACGTAGTCCAGCGATATTAA
- a CDS encoding DUF445 domain-containing protein gives MRKNEHIALTVLGASATLLAASLPYAHTFVGGLCASASLAGVIGGLADWFAVSAIFTKPLGVSFKTNLIVNNRHRLEQGVGRMVSEELLTAESVESFLEKYDLGAMVVTLYDKMNGEKYLREQLIHASRKLLAMVDEEAVLLLVRSAVQGGAGKVDWRAVLAESSAELAKDGHLDEAGRVLLAEARRIAESQELYGILRTVASDALHAYESGGTGRQFLHSMMDLSPERCADLVRAKLVERIAEEEAMGRGAKHFAYILSWGIGSLPADKLPDMMADAAADKVRAWLDETRRALDESPESVAWLAKLAKRIGREVDSLLLDDERNAWFNQKMRELVCQGLAEHKDKLATLAENGVKNMPDEMLTGMLKEKVGHDLQMIRVNGSLVGALAGAMLYLLRYAWKAVVL, from the coding sequence ATGAGGAAGAATGAGCATATTGCGTTGACAGTACTGGGGGCATCAGCCACCCTTTTGGCGGCGAGCTTGCCGTATGCGCATACGTTCGTCGGCGGGCTGTGTGCTTCAGCATCGCTTGCGGGCGTGATCGGCGGTCTGGCGGACTGGTTCGCGGTGAGTGCGATCTTTACAAAACCGCTCGGCGTGTCGTTTAAGACGAATCTGATCGTGAACAATCGTCATCGCTTGGAGCAGGGTGTCGGCAGAATGGTGAGCGAGGAGCTTCTGACGGCAGAGTCTGTCGAGTCGTTTCTCGAGAAATACGATCTCGGCGCGATGGTGGTGACGCTCTACGATAAGATGAACGGCGAAAAGTATCTGCGCGAACAGCTGATACATGCTTCGCGTAAGCTTCTTGCGATGGTCGATGAGGAGGCTGTGCTTCTTCTTGTACGGTCGGCGGTGCAAGGCGGTGCAGGCAAGGTCGATTGGCGGGCGGTGCTTGCGGAATCTTCGGCGGAGCTTGCAAAGGACGGTCATCTCGATGAGGCGGGACGCGTCCTTCTTGCGGAGGCGAGACGTATCGCCGAGTCACAGGAGCTCTACGGTATTCTCCGCACAGTCGCGTCCGATGCGCTTCATGCGTATGAGAGCGGCGGTACGGGCAGACAATTCCTCCACAGCATGATGGACTTGTCGCCCGAGCGGTGCGCCGACTTGGTGCGGGCAAAGCTGGTCGAACGCATCGCCGAGGAAGAGGCGATGGGCAGAGGCGCGAAGCATTTTGCGTATATTTTGTCGTGGGGCATAGGTTCGCTCCCTGCGGACAAGCTCCCCGATATGATGGCAGACGCGGCCGCGGATAAGGTGCGTGCATGGCTCGATGAGACGAGACGCGCGCTCGATGAGTCGCCCGAGTCGGTCGCGTGGCTGGCGAAGCTTGCGAAGCGTATCGGCAGAGAGGTGGACAGCCTGCTTCTCGACGATGAACGCAATGCGTGGTTCAATCAAAAAATGCGCGAGCTCGTCTGTCAAGGACTTGCCGAGCATAAAGATAAACTGGCGACGCTTGCCGAAAACGGTGTGAAGAATATGCCCGATGAGATGCTGACAGGTATGCTCAAAGAAAAAGTCGGCCACGACCTTCAGATGATCCGCGTGAACGGCTCGCTCGTCGGTGCGCTTGCAGGCGCGATGCTGTATCTCCTTCGCTATGCGTGGAAGGCGGTGGTATTATGA
- a CDS encoding DUF445 family protein translates to MTMRKTADTVLITLAVLFVLSLVLMRIVGDPVWLLAVQAMLEGALVGSIADWFAVRALFGAPLGITFHTRLVPRNRDRLIRAIADGVQNRILTRTVIRSHLTKRVLTTMLIEKAEAYGIERGLAKVWDSQVRPNVSGEKTAETLLAKLDKAEMPSVLGAETAQTVSEAVLTWAADKAETESFRQTVEEYLEQFVAEKTASAGALGALFGFFAKASGTVDTHEASVTLSRAVADYLHGASEDGHMTKLWLTAEVRTILARIDEKAVMGAYLADDTVRAELGRIVCTAVNSGEPQMKALFVAEGVRLWHMLTQDEAFVTELEAKLRLMLYRFIEMRRDLIGAAISRTLSAYSEDEMRASIEEKVGDDLEWIRLNGAVLGGVLGLALFGVLYAGGIVLG, encoded by the coding sequence ATGACGATGAGAAAGACTGCCGATACCGTGCTCATCACGCTGGCAGTGCTGTTCGTGCTGTCGCTTGTTTTGATGCGTATCGTCGGTGATCCTGTCTGGCTTCTTGCGGTGCAGGCGATGCTCGAAGGTGCGCTCGTCGGCAGTATCGCAGACTGGTTCGCAGTGCGTGCGCTCTTTGGTGCGCCGCTCGGTATCACGTTCCATACGCGTCTTGTTCCGCGTAATCGTGACCGCTTGATACGCGCGATCGCAGACGGGGTACAGAACCGCATCTTGACACGTACGGTCATTCGCTCGCATCTGACGAAACGGGTGCTGACGACGATGCTCATTGAGAAAGCCGAAGCGTACGGCATCGAGCGCGGTCTGGCGAAGGTGTGGGATAGTCAGGTGCGTCCGAACGTGAGCGGTGAAAAGACTGCCGAAACGCTCTTGGCGAAGCTTGATAAGGCAGAGATGCCGTCCGTGCTCGGTGCAGAAACGGCGCAGACTGTCAGCGAAGCTGTACTCACTTGGGCGGCAGACAAAGCGGAAACAGAATCGTTTCGACAGACGGTCGAGGAGTACCTAGAGCAGTTCGTTGCGGAAAAAACGGCGTCGGCAGGCGCGCTCGGTGCGCTGTTCGGTTTCTTTGCCAAAGCGAGCGGTACAGTCGATACGCACGAGGCGTCGGTGACGCTGTCGCGTGCCGTTGCCGACTATCTGCATGGCGCATCCGAGGACGGTCACATGACGAAGCTGTGGCTGACGGCAGAAGTCCGCACGATATTGGCGCGTATCGACGAGAAGGCTGTCATGGGTGCCTATCTTGCTGACGATACAGTGCGTGCGGAGCTTGGTCGCATCGTCTGTACGGCGGTGAACAGCGGCGAGCCACAGATGAAAGCGTTGTTCGTGGCAGAAGGCGTTCGGCTCTGGCATATGCTGACGCAAGACGAAGCATTTGTTACCGAGCTCGAGGCGAAGCTTAGGCTCATGCTCTATCGCTTCATCGAGATGCGGCGTGATCTCATCGGTGCGGCGATATCGCGTACGCTCTCTGCCTACAGTGAAGACGAGATGCGCGCATCCATCGAGGAGAAGGTCGGCGACGATCTTGAATGGATCCGATTGAACGGCGCGGTGCTCGGCGGCGTGCTCGGTCTGGCATTGTTCGGTGTACTCTATGCGGGCGGCATCGTGCTCGGATAA
- a CDS encoding glucose-1-phosphate adenylyltransferase, which yields MRGTECLAMILAGGQGSRLTLLTQNIAKPAVYFGGKYRIIDFPLSNCHNSGIDTVGVLTQYKPLALHSYIGTGEAWDLDRKGGGVFILPPYAREKDAEWYKGTADAIYQNINFIDEMDPEYVVILSGDHIYKMDYSKMLDFHKEKEAAATISVIEVPWEEASRFGIMAADETGRVTEFVEKPPVPPSNLASMGIYIFTWSFLREYLVADAADADSEHDFGKNVIPNMLNDGRRMFAYPFAGYWKDVGTVDSLWEAHMDLLSDDTELDLYDPAWRIYSVNPAKPPHYIADDAVVTTSMVSEGAVVHGTVEKSVLFEGVSIGKGAVVKESVLMPGVVIADNARVEKAVIARGAKVEAGAEVADADGKVVLIGENVVVAAQPRG from the coding sequence ATGCGTGGAACGGAATGTTTGGCTATGATTTTAGCAGGTGGTCAGGGGAGCCGTCTTACTCTCTTGACGCAAAATATTGCAAAACCGGCAGTATATTTTGGGGGGAAATATCGTATCATCGACTTCCCTTTGAGTAACTGTCACAATTCGGGTATCGATACGGTTGGGGTGCTGACGCAGTATAAACCGTTGGCATTACATAGCTATATCGGTACAGGCGAAGCTTGGGATCTCGACCGCAAAGGCGGCGGGGTATTCATTCTTCCGCCGTATGCACGTGAAAAAGATGCCGAATGGTACAAAGGTACGGCAGATGCTATCTACCAGAATATCAACTTCATCGACGAAATGGACCCCGAATATGTCGTGATCCTCTCGGGTGACCATATCTATAAAATGGACTATTCCAAAATGCTTGATTTCCATAAAGAAAAAGAAGCAGCGGCAACTATTTCGGTTATCGAAGTGCCGTGGGAAGAAGCTTCCCGCTTCGGTATCATGGCTGCTGACGAAACGGGCCGCGTGACCGAGTTTGTAGAAAAACCGCCGGTGCCGCCGAGCAACTTGGCATCGATGGGTATCTATATCTTTACATGGAGCTTCCTCAGAGAATATCTCGTAGCAGATGCGGCAGATGCTGATTCGGAACATGACTTCGGTAAGAACGTTATTCCGAATATGCTGAATGATGGACGCAGAATGTTTGCGTATCCGTTTGCCGGCTACTGGAAAGACGTCGGTACGGTCGACAGCTTGTGGGAAGCACATATGGATCTTTTGAGCGACGATACGGAGCTTGATCTTTACGATCCTGCATGGCGTATTTATTCTGTTAATCCTGCGAAACCGCCGCACTATATCGCAGACGATGCTGTCGTAACGACGTCGATGGTATCGGAAGGTGCGGTCGTACACGGTACGGTTGAAAAATCGGTACTGTTTGAAGGCGTTTCTATCGGCAAAGGTGCTGTCGTAAAAGAATCTGTCTTGATGCCGGGCGTTGTCATCGCCGACAATGCGCGTGTTGAAAAAGCAGTTATCGCACGCGGTGCGAAAGTAGAAGCAGGTGCCGAAGTGGCAGATGCTGACGGTAAGGTCGTTCTTATCGGTGAAAATGTTGTAGTAGCAGCGCAGCCGCGCGGTTAA
- the glgD gene encoding glucose-1-phosphate adenylyltransferase subunit GlgD, with protein MNSVMGLINLYEDESLIPKLTENRPLAAVSFAGRYRLIDFALSNLVNAGAQNVGILFRDKARALMDHLRSGKEWDLARKRDGLFVLPQTKGESDWMDDAPALACHIDYLKKSRQEYVIMSGTSMVFTMDYTPFIEAHKASGADVTMLYRQEDDDFDFTRATVMAVKDNGEVTDLAVNPAHRFSNSVALGVYIMRREFLIDLVRDVLAHGGRNILKDGLVRYLNEYKVYGYRYDGYVARIDTTLKYYQHNMDMVKEENWSALFGQAQKVLTKIKDEAPVKYKEQAKVRRSIVANGCIINGEVENSVLFRGVKVEAGAVVRNCVLMQRCVVKAGAVLENVICDKYGTITEGRYLKGETNYPLLVEKGVVI; from the coding sequence ATGAATTCTGTAATGGGTTTGATCAACTTATATGAAGATGAGAGCTTAATTCCGAAATTGACGGAGAACCGTCCTCTTGCAGCCGTGTCGTTTGCCGGCCGCTATCGTCTGATCGACTTCGCACTTTCCAATCTGGTCAATGCGGGTGCGCAGAACGTAGGTATCTTGTTCCGCGACAAAGCGCGCGCACTTATGGATCACCTCCGTTCCGGTAAAGAATGGGATCTTGCACGCAAACGTGACGGTCTGTTCGTTTTACCGCAGACGAAAGGTGAAAGTGACTGGATGGACGATGCTCCGGCACTCGCTTGTCATATCGACTATCTCAAAAAATCCCGCCAGGAATACGTTATCATGAGCGGTACGAGCATGGTGTTTACGATGGACTATACTCCGTTCATCGAAGCGCACAAAGCATCGGGCGCGGACGTTACGATGCTCTATCGTCAGGAAGATGATGATTTCGACTTTACGCGTGCGACGGTCATGGCTGTCAAAGACAACGGCGAAGTGACCGACCTGGCTGTTAATCCTGCACACCGTTTCAGCAACAGCGTGGCATTGGGCGTATACATCATGCGTCGTGAGTTCCTCATCGATCTCGTTCGCGACGTACTTGCACACGGCGGCAGAAATATCTTGAAAGACGGTCTTGTACGTTACTTGAATGAGTACAAAGTATACGGCTATCGTTATGACGGATATGTAGCAAGAATCGATACGACGCTGAAATATTATCAGCACAATATGGATATGGTAAAAGAAGAAAACTGGTCTGCGCTCTTCGGTCAAGCTCAAAAAGTCTTGACGAAGATCAAAGACGAAGCACCTGTCAAATATAAAGAACAGGCAAAGGTTCGCCGTTCGATCGTGGCTAATGGCTGCATCATCAACGGTGAGGTCGAAAATTCGGTATTGTTCCGCGGCGTCAAAGTAGAAGCAGGAGCGGTCGTTCGCAACTGCGTATTGATGCAGCGTTGTGTAGTGAAAGCAGGCGCAGTTCTGGAGAATGTCATCTGCGATAAGTATGGCACGATCACAGAAGGACGCTACCTGAAAGGAGAGACAAACTATCCTTTGCTAGTTGAGAAAGGAGTTGTCATCTAA
- a CDS encoding glycogen synthase codes for MNILHIATEAVPFAKTGGLSDVVGALPKALAASGSDDVRVALPLYASVPKLYRRKMQSVGEVVVPLAWRKQPCRIYSLKHGGVLFYFFENEFYFERDNVYGYHDDHERFAFFAKAVLMALPKLGFRAEVLHMHDWHTALVSLFLKTQFYQDPYYDKIKTVLTIHTMAFQGQFASKVLGDVLGLDERYLSAGELGKDGGISYLQGGIRYADAITTVSPAYADELRAAGSDYPTDAYDKLVGIINGIDTKEFDPSKDKEIPENYDAKTIKNRARNKRKLKEELELEKGDQPLISVIMRLSKEKGIEVLLATLERILAQGAQVAVLGLGDFCYQEELKALEARFHGQLAVCLRFDERLAKRIYAGTDMLLLPSLTESCGLGAMIGQRYGAVVLASAVGGYKNSVTPQGEKNANGFLFEANNEEKMLLVIREALEMYPNKRQWNKLIRTAMAEDHSWQKSAQEYSALYRTLL; via the coding sequence ATGAACATTCTTCATATCGCAACAGAGGCTGTCCCGTTTGCTAAAACGGGCGGCCTGAGCGATGTGGTGGGGGCACTCCCGAAAGCGTTGGCGGCGAGCGGCTCGGACGATGTCCGAGTCGCCCTGCCGTTGTATGCTTCTGTGCCCAAATTATATCGAAGAAAAATGCAGTCTGTCGGCGAGGTGGTCGTACCACTCGCATGGCGTAAGCAACCATGCCGAATCTACTCGCTGAAACATGGCGGCGTTCTTTTTTATTTCTTCGAAAATGAGTTTTATTTCGAACGTGACAATGTCTACGGTTATCACGACGACCATGAACGATTCGCGTTCTTTGCAAAGGCTGTCCTTATGGCGCTGCCGAAACTCGGTTTTCGCGCAGAGGTGCTCCATATGCACGATTGGCATACGGCGCTCGTCAGCCTTTTCCTCAAAACGCAATTTTATCAAGACCCGTACTACGATAAGATCAAGACGGTACTGACGATCCATACGATGGCGTTTCAGGGTCAGTTCGCTTCTAAAGTGCTCGGCGATGTGCTCGGTCTTGATGAGAGATATCTGTCGGCAGGAGAGCTCGGTAAGGATGGCGGTATCAGCTACCTTCAAGGCGGTATCCGTTATGCCGATGCGATAACGACAGTCAGCCCTGCGTATGCTGATGAGCTTCGCGCGGCAGGCTCCGACTACCCGACAGATGCGTATGACAAACTTGTCGGTATCATCAACGGTATCGACACGAAGGAATTCGATCCGTCGAAAGACAAAGAGATCCCCGAGAATTACGATGCGAAAACGATCAAGAATCGCGCGCGCAACAAACGCAAGCTGAAAGAGGAGCTTGAGCTTGAAAAAGGCGATCAGCCGCTCATCAGCGTTATCATGCGCTTGTCGAAAGAAAAAGGTATCGAAGTGCTCTTAGCCACACTTGAACGTATCCTTGCACAAGGCGCGCAGGTCGCGGTCCTCGGTCTCGGTGACTTCTGCTACCAAGAGGAGCTTAAAGCACTCGAAGCACGTTTCCATGGTCAGCTTGCCGTATGTCTTCGTTTCGACGAACGATTGGCAAAACGCATCTACGCAGGAACGGATATGCTGCTTTTGCCGTCCCTTACGGAATCGTGCGGTCTCGGTGCGATGATCGGCCAGCGTTACGGTGCGGTCGTGCTCGCGTCGGCTGTCGGCGGTTACAAAAATAGCGTAACTCCGCAAGGCGAGAAGAATGCCAACGGATTTTTATTTGAAGCAAACAATGAAGAGAAGATGCTGTTAGTGATCAGAGAAGCCTTAGAGATGTATCCGAACAAGCGTCAATGGAATAAACTGATACGGACAGCGATGGCCGAAGACCATAGCTGGCAGAAATCAGCGCAGGAATATAGCGCGTTGTACAGAACTCTTCTGTAA
- a CDS encoding glycogen/starch/alpha-glucan phosphorylase: protein MFKNKETFKTAFINKLQTMCAGNIETTGKYEKYQALVGVIRDHISGNWLKTNITYKREDRKQVYYFSIEFLMGRLMSSNLLNLGIREVCEEGLADLGIDLKELLSEDPEAGLGNGGLGRLAACFLDSLASLGIPGHGNGLRYRVGLFEQKIFQNQQVELPDAWLKDGYMWEYRRADKAVEVRFGGDVVTERRADGSVRFVHENYHNVRAVPYDVPIIGYDRETVNTLRLWSAEPMMRDFMMSSYSGEEYRKAAEYKRRVEQISQQLYPDDSSFDGRQLRLYQEYFFTSAGIKSIIRSYKKRGGDMTKLHEKIAIHINDTHPAVAVPELMRILIDEENMTWDQAFYITIRTIAYTNHTILPEALERWPIPMFQELLPRIYMIIDEMNNRLKNDITLRYGSEDRCKDLCILWDGQVHMARLAVVGSHSVNGVARIHSDIVKNNLMYEFYRLYPSRFNNKTNGITHRRWLLKSNPELTALIDSKLGTDWKKQPSLMEGLLDYVDDADVQEQFAQIKRKKKEELAAYIEQHNGVKVSVDSIFDIQIKRIHSYKRQIMNALRVMDLYNRLRENPDMEMVPRTVIFAGKAAPGYHIAKQTIKLINCIAEKVNADTTINDKLKVVFLENYNVSLGEMLFPAADVSEQISTASKEASGTGNMKFMMNGAVTLGTMDGANVEICEEVGFDNIVIFGLRAEEVMRYYEQGGYSAWDEYHRNPRLRTVLEQLVNGFFEREGESFRPLYDYLLFNNDEFFVLKDFAAYCEAQEEVDRRYRDEKGWRRSALFNIAKSGVFSSDRTISEYAEDIWDVTPCTVK from the coding sequence GTGTTCAAAAACAAAGAAACATTTAAAACAGCATTTATCAATAAATTACAGACGATGTGCGCAGGCAATATCGAAACGACGGGCAAGTATGAAAAATACCAGGCTCTCGTCGGCGTGATCCGCGACCACATCAGCGGTAACTGGCTCAAAACGAATATCACATATAAAAGAGAAGACAGAAAACAGGTCTACTACTTTTCGATCGAATTTTTGATGGGACGCTTGATGTCGTCGAATCTCCTTAATCTCGGTATTCGCGAAGTATGCGAAGAAGGTCTTGCCGATCTCGGTATCGATCTCAAAGAACTTTTAAGCGAAGACCCCGAAGCAGGTCTTGGCAACGGCGGTCTTGGTCGTCTTGCGGCTTGCTTCCTTGATTCGCTCGCATCGCTCGGTATCCCGGGTCACGGTAACGGTCTTCGCTACCGCGTAGGTCTTTTCGAACAGAAGATCTTCCAGAACCAGCAGGTCGAGCTTCCCGATGCATGGCTCAAAGACGGCTATATGTGGGAATATCGTCGTGCCGACAAAGCTGTCGAAGTACGTTTCGGCGGTGATGTCGTAACGGAACGTCGGGCAGATGGTTCGGTGAGATTCGTCCATGAAAATTATCATAATGTTCGTGCGGTACCGTACGATGTGCCAATCATCGGCTACGATCGCGAAACGGTCAACACGCTCCGTCTGTGGAGTGCGGAACCGATGATGAGAGATTTTATGATGAGCTCTTACTCGGGCGAAGAATATCGCAAAGCGGCAGAATACAAACGTCGTGTAGAGCAGATCTCGCAGCAGCTCTATCCCGATGACAGCTCGTTCGACGGTCGTCAGCTCCGCTTGTACCAAGAGTACTTCTTCACGTCGGCCGGTATCAAGAGCATCATCCGCTCGTACAAAAAACGTGGCGGCGACATGACGAAGCTCCACGAGAAGATCGCGATCCATATCAACGACACGCATCCGGCAGTCGCAGTACCGGAACTGATGCGTATCCTCATCGATGAAGAAAACATGACGTGGGATCAGGCATTCTATATCACGATCCGCACGATCGCATATACGAACCACACGATCCTTCCGGAAGCGCTTGAACGCTGGCCGATCCCGATGTTCCAGGAGCTTCTCCCGCGTATCTATATGATTATCGACGAGATGAATAATCGTCTCAAAAACGATATCACCCTCCGCTACGGCAGTGAAGATCGCTGCAAAGACCTCTGCATCTTGTGGGACGGTCAGGTGCACATGGCGCGTCTTGCCGTTGTCGGCAGTCACAGCGTCAACGGTGTAGCACGTATCCACAGCGATATCGTCAAAAACAACCTCATGTATGAGTTCTATCGCTTGTATCCGAGCCGTTTCAACAACAAAACGAACGGTATCACGCACCGTCGCTGGCTCCTCAAGTCGAACCCCGAGCTTACGGCTCTCATCGATTCGAAACTCGGTACGGACTGGAAAAAACAGCCGTCCTTGATGGAAGGCCTTCTCGACTATGTCGATGATGCAGACGTGCAAGAACAGTTCGCACAGATCAAACGCAAGAAAAAAGAAGAGCTTGCGGCATATATCGAACAGCACAACGGTGTCAAAGTATCGGTCGATTCCATCTTTGATATTCAGATCAAACGTATCCATTCGTACAAACGTCAGATCATGAACGCACTTCGCGTGATGGATCTTTACAACCGTTTGCGCGAAAACCCCGACATGGAAATGGTACCGCGTACCGTTATCTTCGCAGGGAAAGCGGCTCCTGGCTACCATATCGCGAAACAGACGATCAAGCTCATCAACTGTATCGCCGAAAAAGTAAATGCCGATACGACGATCAATGATAAGCTCAAAGTCGTATTCCTCGAAAACTACAACGTATCGCTCGGCGAAATGCTCTTCCCGGCTGCTGATGTCAGCGAACAGATCTCGACGGCAAGTAAAGAAGCATCGGGTACGGGCAACATGAAGTTCATGATGAACGGTGCCGTTACGCTCGGTACGATGGACGGTGCGAACGTAGAGATCTGCGAAGAAGTAGGCTTCGACAACATCGTTATCTTCGGTCTTAGAGCAGAAGAAGTCATGCGCTACTACGAACAGGGCGGTTACAGTGCGTGGGACGAATACCACCGCAACCCGCGCCTTAGAACGGTGCTTGAACAGCTCGTCAACGGCTTCTTCGAACGGGAAGGCGAATCGTTCCGTCCGCTCTATGACTACCTCCTCTTTAACAACGACGAATTCTTCGTACTCAAAGACTTCGCCGCATACTGCGAAGCACAGGAAGAAGTCGACCGTCGTTATCGCGATGAAAAAGGCTGGCGACGCAGTGCGCTCTTCAACATCGCAAAATCGGGCGTATTCTCGAGTGACAGAACGATCAGCGAATATGCCGAAGATATCTGGGATGTAACTCCCTGCACAGTGAAATAA